Below is a window of Cheilinus undulatus linkage group 8, ASM1832078v1, whole genome shotgun sequence DNA.
AAAATCTTTATTTACTTATCTTATTGTATCAAGATGAGAGGGCTGGCTTTCATGCAAAAACAAATTAATCAGCTGTTTtctcaaaatgtaaataacccaatttatcaaaagaaaacaagcaaTGTAATCTATAGATAATGACAGAAGGCACCAGTGTTCAGTAAATCTTTTTTAGGTAATGTAATTAATTTGTGTAAAGACCTGGTTTTTGAAGAGGCATTGGCCACCTTGTATTTGttatgtatggaagccctaagctTGTATTTTTCATATAACAGGGATAAACACAATGATTTTCCAATTTTAagttaatttctcaagatctcaaaGGAAAAACTAAGACAACTTTGTTATCTTCTGGAAAAAGTGTTGTTTTACAAAGACAGTGATAATGAAAACAGAGTAAAGTAAATCGTATGGATGTAGCTACATCTTCTCAGAGCATCTGTGGTTATGTGCTAGTATGTGTACTTTACTTTGTGATCTAACTTTTCCTGTCTTGATTTCTTAGGAGGAATGGCCAATGTGGGGAAGAAAAGCAAAAAGGATTCAACATTTATTCGAGCCAAACTCTCCTTCACCTCACCGTACACTCCAAAATGGAGCCCACTTCCCCAAGAAGATATGCATTTCATCCTGAACACCCTGAAGGAAAAGCTGGTTTCCATTGGCCTTGCGAAGAGAGAGGTGAAAGGTTTTCACTCCtgtaagaaaaagaaagataagAATGCTGCGTCCACATCAGAGCCTGTTCCTGAGCTGAGTCAGGACCCTCCTCTGCAGGATTCTCCCAAAAACGGCTGGACAGATGTGGCAGCCAGAAAACAACTAGCAATCGGCATCAATGAGGTCACCAAAGCTGTGGAGAGAAACGAGCTCAAACTGTTGCTTGTGTGCAAGTCTGTCAAGCCAAAACACATGACGGATCATCTAATCGCTCTGAGTGCAACTCGAGGTGTGCCAGCATGCCAGGTGCCTCGACTGAGCCAGAGTTTGTCTGAGCTTCTGGGGCTGAAAAGTGTCCTCGCGCTGGGATTCAGACACTGTGCCTCTCAAGGTGATGAGGTGTTCACTAACACTGTTGAGGCCATAACAGCCAAAGTGCCCTCCCTGGATGTCGCCTGGTTACAAGGTGGAGCACAGAGCGTAAAACCTAAAGACTTTGTGAAccctgaggaggaggaaggcgAAGCTGAGAGGAAGggacagaaaagaaaactaGAGAGTGAATCTGAGCTCACAGAATCTGTCTCCTCTGGCAACCTGCAACCCCTCCAGGTTAAGAAAATAGTCGCTaatcctgcaaagaaaagaaaaacaaaggctAAGTCATAGCTGGTCATTCTACACAGAGCTCAACCTTAATGTTAAAAGAAacacactgaatttttttccaTTGGCTTTATGCCATTTACAATGGGGTTTTGTTTACTTGGGAGTTACAAAGCCTCAAAGAATATTTTCTTCAAGGGTAATTATATTTTAAGAGTTTTCtgtacctttaaaaaatttaaaatgttcagtatttaatttttaaaaaggataaAGGGTCAGAATAATCAGTTTTGTGGGGGGTTTTCTTACCAGTAAGTCATTAGTTTAATAATTGAAGTTTCCtgtttcttcttatttttttttttttttaacttaaattgGTTATTGAAATAATTGTTATGtaaataacttttaaagcaATCTGttccaaattcaaatgagaTGAGTAGAACAATATGGAAGCCCTATGCGGACATATGTCTGTACATGGTGTTTTACTCTGCTTTGTTGTTAAAAGTAAATTTCGTTTGTTCTCTTCAGATCTGCACTTGTTATCTTATTATCTTGGTATAATATTTCTGGCTTTTCCCTGATATTTACTtaatttttctgaatttttggCATCCCATTCCTCAACCAGTATTTATCACAAGTCAGCCAAtctggttgtgttggtcactctggcacaaacagcacacccaGGCTGATCCTACAAgcgttcaatggggttgaggccAGGACTGCTGGCAAGCCATTACATTCACTCTACTCCTGAATCCTGGAGGTAGTTTCTGGAAGAtagtttggtcccagactgtggagatttgggattgccactggttgctaagtctcatcttgatatctctaCACTGAGATTGCCACATATCCTTTAAGGGCCTCTGTAGAAAACATTGTCTGGTAAAACTCTTCATAAGGTGTTAAACATCAGTTAACATGTTTGAGATGAAAATTTATGGGGAATAGTTTGATTCTTGttgtaaattcatttttctaGTAAAAGTGGCAGATGATAAGCCATAAAAATGATCTTGGTTTGAGCTAATATAAAAGAAGTATTTACAGTTGCATACATCAAAGAGTAACTTTCTGCATTTCAGTAACATTGTAAAAGAAGTGCATCAgtcagtttcctttttaaagtgaGTTTATTCAATCAAATATCCATGCTGGTATAGCTGACGAGTGTGTTGAAACAGATTATTTGCATGGGGTCATGTCTAAATGATGCTGGTACAAGTTCTTCAGCTTTTTCACAGCTTACAATggatttgaataaaaatattgttCTTCAGTTAGAGAAAGCTGTATGCCATTTCAAAAGTTCACCCTCCCATCCCtccaaaaattgattaaaaaacaaaacatcttttaaataaGGCAGGTACCTTGGGTTTGAGTTCTCACTAAAGGGTGTGGCAAGTAAGGACGTTAAATCATCACAGCAGCACGACGACATGCTCATTCAAACAGCCACAGGCAACACATCTGTAACACAACCAGCATCCATGAGGCACACTGTCGACTCAGTAGCCCAGCTTCAGTGATAAATAAATGCCTTCAAGTTTCTTTGTGTGTGAAACTCATTCAACCTTTCAAGggtaaaaacactttaaacccAGAAGCACTGACTGTCGGTTCTTTTCTTGCTAATATAAAGGGATGAGAAGAAACTACATCACAGACAGTAAAAATTGACAACAGAAAAGGCAGAAGCCTCAACTTCTTAAGTTATGCAGACATCAGACAAAGTAAACTCAGCGCAAAAAGACAATTATAAAACATTTGTACCTTTTTAGTACACCAGCagctcctttaaaaaaatcaacaggtCTGACAACAGCTCTTAGTCAAAGATTTAGCACAGCGTCATGCCAAGGTGGGGAAAGAAATCTGTTTCAGTTGAACCTCCAATTATGTTTAACCTtgtgaaaattggaaaaaagcaAATTATGTAGCCAGAAATCTGCAaagaacaattaaaaacaactgAACTGCTTCACACATTAAGCCACACACCACACTAAAAAAATGACCAAGAGTATTATTTTCTTTTGGACACACAAATACAgtaccattaaaaaaacatccagagAAGTTGATAAAAATGGACCCAGAAAAACAGGGAAACATAAATAATGCTGTACCTTATACAGGCGTTTGTAAATGCAGCCACTTCACCCTGAATAAATGCTTTTTAATTATCCCAAACATCTTAATTCTTATTTGAGAACACAAACTTCCTCCAGTGAGAATTGATGGTCCGGTTCAGAAAGTCTTGAGTTTGCTGGCATGTTCAAAATAAGGTCAATTAATCAAAGTTCTTTTTCTTACCAATTAGCTGCTTTACACAGACATCTGATTCATGGCAATTCAAAAGACGACAGTAATAACCAATAATCTACTGACAGgtaaaaaacagaagaacagGCTGcttaaaacatgactgaactGAGAATGTTGCTCTTTCTTTGACAAAACTGCCCTTAGATCAACTCCACATCCTTTATAAGTTTTTgtataaaatctaaataaaaacctGCTGGTATACATttaattctttctttttgtcgATTTTACTCTCCGTGCTTGTGCACTGACCATGCCATCCTTATTGTTAAAGACTAATGACttcattttaataaatctgTTGTCAAAATAACACACCATTCAGCTCAAGAGACAGGGTTGtaacatgaaaacagctcatatcctttgaagaaaaaaaagaaaaaaaaaaaaaaaaaaggaaacaaagttGAACAGTCTGTACAGTGGCCTATCTGTGTTGAagtctgacttttaaaaaatagaccCTTTTGCTTGTTTATGAACTCAAAAATTGTGCTTCTTTGATGCAATACATTCTTCATCAACATAAACCCACATGTTCTGAACAGACTCAGTGACATCTACTCTACTTCAGAGGAAAATACTTTGGATCGGCCCTTTGAAGCCCAAACTCACACTACAGAAATAAATATGATCTGGCTTTAAATGTACAGATAGCTATATACttagaacaaaaacatgtttataaaTGCACCAGTTGAATGAGTCCTTcctttttgtgtatgtgtgtgcaaaCAAGAATCACTGAGGAAAAGAAACCAGTTACATCAGCTTTCAAAGAAACaccttcattacattttttctgacAAACGCCAAAAACAGCCAGCAGAAAAACTTTCCTTGATGATATGAGACGGTACAGAAACAATTACTCATTGGTTGCCTTTAAGTTGCTCTTACACTGCAAGTGTGCAGTTGCAGTGGACAATGACTTGTCGTGTAGTACTGTGGtcatgttcatgttcattgaTTATCATTTACATATTTCAATATCagataaattaaaacaacatgCCAGTCCCTTTAACAAGGCATCTGCTGATGGAGAAGAACTAAACGGAATTCACAATGTCAAGGCATCCTCTTGTTTGTCAAGCTGTTGTGTTTTCAATGTGAGTGTGCATCATGTCAGGAGCGTTGTACTGTATGAGTATCTCAGGCATAGCATGATTTCACATTCAGGATGGTGATGATTTCATGAGCTTTCACCTCCAGGTGAACTGAGACTTGTTCTTGATGACACGAGTTGAGTGCCGGTTGAACCGCCTCCAACCcgctgtgttttttctttttttctgttgtagtTCTCATTGTCTAGCTTGGGATACCTGTATATTCAGGTAAGGGACAGCCAGAGGTCCCTGGCCTCTGACCTCTTGATCAGTGTTTGTGTAGCAGCTTTTGTGAGGCCTGCTACTGAAGGACCAGGCCAACCTGAAAAAAGCAGAGAGTACATCTATTATAGAAACTGTGGGTAAATTCATAGAAGCACTTAACAATCTGTAGGGGGTAATAACTGTTGCAGATTATAAGCTAACTGAACAAGAAGGCTCCACACACTTAGGCTTTTAGTATAAAACAAGGAAACCAGGTACTCCAAACataagaaatgtaaaaaactgAGGAAGGAAATACTTAGACACCATTACTTTAATGGTCAAATCATTAAATGCCTTTAAAATTATTTGACCCTTATAGTAAAAGCTTTTTAGGTATTCTCTTtctaattttttacattttgcagcATCCAGTCTCATCCAACCAGCACTctgaaatcttatttttttcttattatttctaCTATTATAGTAATTATTAATACTAATAACTTTAACTATTAATGTCATCACTGTATATACCTACAAACTTACACAGAATGTGGAACAACCTAATATGTACATTTTTAGTAGATgtgtaaatttaaaattcatgttttgtacACTGCTTTGGTAATAACTGATttgttcatgccaataaagtaaattttaaatttgtctgCACTGCTTCATTTTGTTGCATTACAAACAAAACTTTAGGATTCCAAAAGTGACCATTAATATATTACTTAAACTGAATGTTTATTACATCCATGCAGAACACTCATGGATaatatatacaaataaataaaaatgatggcCCCTTACAGCTGATTTGAAGCCATAACTCTGAACATAACCTGGTACTGACAAGACAGCCTATTCAGAGACCATGACAAACATGAGGCAGCGCTGtaacaaacactgcattaaGAAAATATGCTCATCACTGACTGGTcaaatgatgtgtaaatgttATTTCAGTCACCATATTTTGGGTCGTTTAGATGTTACATTCTACTAGTTAAATTAACTGTATGTTCCAGTGATGCAACCAAACTCACACAAATACAGTCACGAACAAACTCAttgttatggttaaatgttgacttAATGGCATAACTTAAGACAAAATTCGTGCAGAGCTGCTATAACAGGCCCCTGATTTTCAGCTTAGGCAAATCCTCATGGTACTGAccttatcagggtccattggaGGACATTTCCAGTTGTAGAGGTAATACTGCAGATTTCCATCTCCTATGCCAAACTTGAGCTTCTCCAGGAACACTTTATTCTCCATTAGATCCAAGGCATTGAACACATCAAACCCTTTCTGTTAGACACAAAACATGTCATCACAAAACTTAATCATGGAAAGAAGTAAATTGTAGCCTAACTTAAAGTCTGCTCAAGAAAGACAATTACAGTgaaaaaattaatatttgatatctGAATGTATTTTACAATAGAGAAGATTACCAGCTTGGCGAGGATCAGTGCATCATTCATTAAGTCCAGTAGTGGAGTTTGTGTATGAACATTGTAAAAAGAGTAAGCGGCCTTCAGGCTCCTATGAAGAGGGTGATGCATCACGGTAGAGGGCAGTGTGTAGAAACTACTGAAGTCTGTCAGTCCACCACCAGCTCCCTGAAGAGTGAGGGAAAGAGTATTTATGCACCAAAGAAGAACCAACAGAAGTGCTTTCAGTGTTTGAGGATAGAAACAGATTCCAAATACCTCTACCACATATGTGTCAATGATGTTGTCCTGTGGAAGGAACCAGTGAGCCACCTCCTCTTCTCCCATAGATGGTGCAAGTTGGAAACGTCTCAGATATTTCTGTAGCAGCTCGGTTACCTGCCGAATATCCCGCTTCTCCATTGGCCGCAGACCGGGAGTCTTGGTGCTCTACACAGGGTGAAGAGATCGAAGTCCATATAAGCTTCTGCTACTGACAAAAACTGTTAACATCGATGACTGATGGGTGTAAAGCGTTTACATCTGGTAGTCTGTAGAGTTTCATGGTTCTTTGCAGGGTCATGTTTCTGCTTAGGTGGGAGAATTTCACTTCCACAAGTTTTCTGGGATTCAAAGAACGATGCCAGTACCTGACAGAGATTAACAAAAAACATGAGACAGAGTCATGAAGAAGTGATTTTAATTGACTttcttttgccatgttttatggTAATGAAGCCAACCTGCATGTGGACACAGGTTTAGGAAGCACCACTCCTGCAGTGTATACGGCCTGAAATATTCCTTCTAAGTTCACCCTCCGTGTAATTTCTCTGATTAACACAGGAGCAACACGCTTTGAACGCAGCTTCTTATGGACACACAGAAAGTTGATTTCAACCATCCTCTTTACCCTGAAATGGAATTAAGAAGACTTGTAAACCACAGTGTTTATATTAAATCATGTCACTTTACGATCAGTTGTGAGCGCTCACGTGTCATAGATTCGTATATCAGCAGGGATGGCACTGATGAAGCCAACAAGCTTCTTATTCGAAGACACTCTCACTCCACAATGCCACTGTGGTAACCAGCCAGGTGGACGCAGAGCCCTGAGGGGGAGAGAATGTGAAATTAGAGGGAAGACAGTTGAATAATGAACGACACATATTTGTGCTTTTGAATACACATCAGCAAAGCAGTAAACATGGacaacatcaaaaataaaagcttacCATTTTAGAAAGTTTGGTGAATAGTCAAATCTGAACATGTTATCGTCGTCCTCCACATAGTTCTCATTTAACAACGTGTACAACTCCTTCAgctaggaaaaaaaacacagcaagcCTTTGATTTTGAGTATCACGCTGTACAATATGTAATGAGAGTTACAGTGCTTAGTCCAGTACCTTTTATTGGGTTTAGATTTTCAGAAATTAGAATTCCTAACTTTTCCTACACAAAGTTAGTCTGAATATCTTGACAATTTTCTGAGATTAAATGGTATTACAAAACTAATTAGCCGCAgacccatttttttaatgtttacgTATATGGACACATTGTACTTACTACATCTGCATTGCTGAGATCCAGAGTATCCCACATAAAGCCTTGAGGTAAGGAATATGGCTCCTGTCtaatgttttctttgtctgcTTCTATTGGCCCGTGACTCGTCACCACCTCATCTGCAAAAGACGGCACATAAAAAACTTTTACCATTTACACCAtttttcaaatataaatgtCCTTTTCATGCTCCAGTAACGCTGAGCCAATGCTAAAtacagaccttttttttttttaaattcgcCAACCACAGAATTGCTAATAATCGTACTTCATGACCAGGTGTAAAACTCTATGGTTCTAGCCATCAGGCACAGACATGAGGTGATGGTGCCCTTTTAAAGCCTGCATACACCATGTGACTTTCATTCGATTCAGACACAACTTTTGAGTTGAAAGAATCCCTTGGAAGTCGTGCCAACGTTCAGTCAGACCATGCATCTTTGTTGTGCAGTGTACAAGGGGATACGACCCGACCCCCAATAACAACCCAACTATGgcctgaccagctgctccaGACTGGATGGAATTCTGGtatgttcaatttttttttggtcataagaCTACACACACTCCTAAAGTTAGAGCAGAGTCCTGAGCAGAATCCTAAACTTTGAGgcatttttcctttgtaaaccgTCAGGCAACGCCCTAAATCAGCATGAAAATAGCAGGTAAAACTTTCTAGTGCCTACCTGTGTGTGTgatagagagaaagacagtgataGGGTGAGAGAAGATGTGACTAGATATGACTTCAACCTCAGCATTTGAGactttttcaaataaatctCCAAAGACTTCTGTTGCAGTTGGTTGCGACATCACACGTACAGGTTAAGCACTCAGGTCGTGCAAGACCATCGGGCCgtatagtgtgagcacataaattgtGCACGATACTTTGCACTGTAAGCAattcagtcgcacagtatgAGCTGATTTTCAACCATGACTGTTATAGTCAGGTGGAAATCACAGTGCATGGCTGGCTTTAGAAAGGTAAGTGAATCAAAGTATTTCACTTTAATCACAATAAACCTTAGgttctttttgttatttttacaacttaaattaaataaaacacgTATCTTTAATAAGtctattactttttttttaaagtcagaatttagaAAAGGTTTAGAGTCAGTGTGAAAAGATACCAACACTCCCAGCTGCCCACAGATCCTCAGGGATCACACACCTCTGCAGCTGTCTGTTTGGAGCAGAAAAGGCTAAAAGCTGACTCACCAAAGGTACCTGTCCGGTGTtttcaaacatcaaacaaacTTAAGCAGGACAACCTGGGAGGCAACACTGCTTCATATGCTGTATACTTGGCAATTAACTAAAAGTTATAACCTGGGTGCCATGTTTGTGAGAGACAGCATGAAACAACATGGTTGGAATTCACCAAGCAACTGAAGCGCTTTTTAGCAGTCCATATTAAAGAGATTGTGAATTCATCACAGCAGACCCACAGCAATGATAGCTGCCTACTGGACTTGCAGATCAGTTCTCCCAGAACAACAGTCgtctttttaaaaagaacttTTTGATTCTCCTCCACATTCTCCTTGATCTCATGACATTTCATTCTAAACAAGGGAAAGTGGCCAAGGAAAGACAAAAGAGGTGCTCTTCTTATTTGGCTTTACCTTTGTTCTGTGGTTATTTCCAATGGCTGTAATAGAAACAGCTGAAATCAATGCAACTGAGCTGGCCAACTGTGTATGGCTTGACACTGACTGAACTTCATATCTGGCATGTTTTAGCACCTTTTGAGCAGCAGCCACTGTAACAAACAGACAGTAGATGGCACTAGTGCAAAGAGATTTCAcatttaatattgatgatgaaCTGTTGAGAGTTGAAGCGACACTGcttcagcaaaagaaaaaaatcagaaaactaTTCTCAAACAATACAAGGGAAGGCAAAAGATTACAATAAATTTTAAGAGATCTTAACACAGCACTGTCAAGAGGAAAATATACAATAAAGCACGCACTGAACATTTTGCAGTACTGTTCAAATAAGTTTCAtacaaattaaatgaaatttcTTTTTTCGGTCATAAACTCCTGTGGAAACTTACTTAGCTTCGGCACAGGCTGAGTGTCCCAGAACTGGTATTTGTGCTTGGTTGCCTCATCAATACTCTTTGCTGGACCCTGGCAGGACAGTAGCTCCATGGCTCTTTGGATGTCTTGCAGCTTTTGAATGGGCAGGCCTGGGTTCTACATAAAGAGAAGGAACACAAAACAAGTAAAATCAAGGACAGTGTGCCTTACGTACAAGGTGACATAAATGTGTGACTTAACATGCAAGGACATGTAACATACAGTCCTAAAATTTAAGGCAGAATtattataaacatttaaaagaggTGCTtgataattgaaaaaaatagtTGTACGTTTatctttgtgtttgttattATATGTATAGGGTATTCTTCACAAATAGAAATAACAGACTTATCTATTTAACTCCCATATGTTGTTTAAGGATTAATATTGCAGATTATTCTCTGTGTGATTTTAACCAAGCGAGGACATTTCTACATATCATGTAGGAATGCCGGATAGTTAAAAAACATTAGGATGTGACCTTCTCTCTAAGACACTTGGAGTTTTAGTCACTTGTTCCCCTGAattcatgcttttaaaggattACACAGGGCATAATCTTGAACTCAAAGATTGTTGTTGTATCAGCATGTACCGCACCTAAAAAGATGTTAGCGCTCACTGTTAACATCTTTGGATTAATTCATCAGCCCAACAAATCTGGCAGGTATTGTTATGATCGAAACAGAATTGGGGCATTGAATACTGCAAGATCTATGATGTCactgttttatatcattatatGTATGGGGTTATTTTCTTTctatatgtatttattaatttactTGATTATTCTCTGGACTTATTGTAAACATCTTTCTTGAATTACATATTTCAGAAAAAGGGAACAGGAGGGTTATGGATTTAAGAAAGATAGGTAGCTGCAAGTTAGCAATGATTTTGTGTTTCACTCTTAATTACAAAGGTGGGGATTCATGCAATGTTAATGATACATTAGGATGTATACCCCCTaactcttttaaaaataatataaaaaaaagttgaaaacaaaaactgtatGATTTTTTACTCAATCACAAAAAATGTCTTGAGTTGTTTATGTGCATCTAGTCCTTGTCAGTTAGTGAGCAGGTTCTCATCACACCTTGATCTCCTGGGAGTCTGAGGCAGAGTCAGACTTTGCACCCCCTGAGCTGggcttctctttctttctcttctgtttcttcttcttcctcttggcCCCCAAATCTCCACCTGGACTCCTGGGgacaaaccaaaaaaacagcaaagggAATAACTGAACCGCGAGCATACTTAATTGTCTCAGTCCTTATACACATTGCACACGCgcacacaaccacagcagaaGCACtgagctaacgttagctaccaTAGCAACGACTGACAGCTGAGCTAGGCTATTGTTAGCGAGCTAACTAACGGTTTGTCTCAACCGTTGGCTGTCATCATGTCATTCAGTCAGGACGTTAGACTGTTACACTGTATGTCAATACGCACACgcaaaaacaacattaacaATGTTAAAGTTGCTTCTAATTAGCACTTCTACTATGGTTACTAGCTTGAAACAACGGCCTTCCAGTAAGCTGTCTGTGTTTGGGTCGGCTAACGTTAGCTATACTGCGCTAGTCATTTCTAACGGAGCACACATAAACAGGCAGCGCACAGACAGACTCCCTGAAATAACATTACTGCGTTTCATAGCCAGACCAGGCAGGCCATCCTCACCCTTGCAAATGCTCATTCTCCTCTTCGTTGTCTCCGTCTATCCCGCAGGTGTCCTGGTCGTCTAGCTCCAGGCTCTGCTGGCTGGCCGCGGATTCGCTGTCCTCCGCCAtcatataaatgttaaaaaaaaataccagccGCCGTATGACTAGAGATCACGGGCGACGGGCGAGAgatggaaaaacaaagaaaatgccGAAGGAAACTGCCCCGCCTAGAGGccaagagagagaaaacaggggAAGACTTCTACCTTTTCACGTCTGATGTTGTCCATGTTGATGTTTTAaggtaatttgtgtttttttcccacaaaaaaaaaaaaaaaaaaaaaccattatCCAACTTTCTACCGGCAACTGtaagtatttatttaatttaacaaaacTCAAATAAAGTTGGTTATTTTAACTAAAAGTAATCGGCCTCTAGATCAACATGAAACTATACTGTTGAACCTGTCTTTTATGATGTagcaatggaaaaaaataaaatttatacGATAGCAATCATAATTTTGAGAAgtattttttgtgaattttaaaacaatggGACTAACAGATTTAACTGTGTAACAGAGAACAAGTTAGAAAAAACCCTCAATATTAAGATAAATTAATGCCATATGGATCTTGTTAGCAGCAGCAATAACTACTTTGAGTGATGGTTACATCCATTTCTGAataactgactttttaaaaaaacataacactATTCTGAAATTAATTTTGAAGCAAAACCATTTTCCAAACTAGTGACACATATGTTactacagttactctggttaaaatgtacataagtaaaagtaaaagtactggtctattaATCTCTCTATtaatacgatcctctcagatttaaaatagAAGCTACATTCTGAGTGGAGGAAAGCACTGAACATGCTATTAGCCTGTCCCTTGACCTTATGGTGACCTGTATTACAGTTTAGCTACCTGGCTATGTGCTAGGCAGAGACAAagtttctggctcaaatctctctgttttggtgcttttaaAGATCATAGaccaccatggctgatagattttcCAAATtgacctcacaatgaacaaaaacagcattgaaTTATAACATATCTTGTGTGTTAagacaaattttggatttcactttataggctttttaaagattactttaagtactgagggATTGTACAGTAAATGCACAATACAAAGAAAGATAGATTGATtgataaaatatgatctttccttattggtaAGTACAAGAgaacagatctccaaccaggttaatcaggtaaagtcacacctctatattAAGGTAAAATTCATAGAAAACTTACACTTTTAATTAAACTTATATTTAGTTAAATTCAACACTTTAAAACAGTCTATATTGGTGCACGCTACATAAAGGTAAACTACACTTTTTTGAAAGAAGTATTTTCCAAAAGGACAGAGCTGTAGTAACTGTTGAAAATCTTGTTagaggtgggtctcctctggcaagagtAAAGCAGaaagtcaacctcatagcaaagCGATGAATATTGAGAAAGAACATGCTTAGGGACACCTAATGTCACAGACAGGAACTCCAACTGGGTGGTTAACTTGTTGATAACTTGTTCAGCTCCCCTACCAGTGCAGCAATGCTGCTTGTTTCTAT
It encodes the following:
- the rpp38 gene encoding ribonuclease P protein subunit p38, which codes for MANVGKKSKKDSTFIRAKLSFTSPYTPKWSPLPQEDMHFILNTLKEKLVSIGLAKREVKGFHSCKKKKDKNAASTSEPVPELSQDPPLQDSPKNGWTDVAARKQLAIGINEVTKAVERNELKLLLVCKSVKPKHMTDHLIALSATRGVPACQVPRLSQSLSELLGLKSVLALGFRHCASQGDEVFTNTVEAITAKVPSLDVAWLQGGAQSVKPKDFVNPEEEEGEAERKGQKRKLESESELTESVSSGNLQPLQVKKIVANPAKKRKTKAKS
- the nmt2 gene encoding glycylpeptide N-tetradecanoyltransferase 2 isoform X2; the encoded protein is MMAEDSESAASQQSLELDDQDTCGIDGDNEEENEHLQGSPGGDLGAKRKKKKQKRKKEKPSSGGAKSDSASDSQEIKNPGLPIQKLQDIQRAMELLSCQGPAKSIDEATKHKYQFWDTQPVPKLNEVVTSHGPIEADKENIRQEPYSLPQGFMWDTLDLSNADVLKELYTLLNENYVEDDDNMFRFDYSPNFLKWALRPPGWLPQWHCGVRVSSNKKLVGFISAIPADIRIYDTVKRMVEINFLCVHKKLRSKRVAPVLIREITRRVNLEGIFQAVYTAGVVLPKPVSTCRYWHRSLNPRKLVEVKFSHLSRNMTLQRTMKLYRLPDSTKTPGLRPMEKRDIRQVTELLQKYLRRFQLAPSMGEEEVAHWFLPQDNIIDTYVVEGAGGGLTDFSSFYTLPSTVMHHPLHRSLKAAYSFYNVHTQTPLLDLMNDALILAKLKGFDVFNALDLMENKVFLEKLKFGIGDGNLQYYLYNWKCPPMDPDKVGLVLQ
- the nmt2 gene encoding glycylpeptide N-tetradecanoyltransferase 2 isoform X1; amino-acid sequence: MMAEDSESAASQQSLELDDQDTCGIDGDNEEENEHLQGSPGGDLGAKRKKKKQKRKKEKPSSGGAKSDSASDSQEIKNPGLPIQKLQDIQRAMELLSCQGPAKSIDEATKHKYQFWDTQPVPKLNEVVTSHGPIEADKENIRQEPYSLPQGFMWDTLDLSNADVLKELYTLLNENYVEDDDNMFRFDYSPNFLKWALRPPGWLPQWHCGVRVSSNKKLVGFISAIPADIRIYDTVKRMVEINFLCVHKKLRSKRVAPVLIREITRRVNLEGIFQAVYTAGVVLPKPVSTCRYWHRSLNPRKLVEVKFSHLSRNMTLQRTMKLYRLPDSTKTPGLRPMEKRDIRQVTELLQKYLRRFQLAPSMGEEEVAHWFLPQDNIIDTYVVEVFGICFYPQTLKALLLVLLWCINTLSLTLQGAGGGLTDFSSFYTLPSTVMHHPLHRSLKAAYSFYNVHTQTPLLDLMNDALILAKLKGFDVFNALDLMENKVFLEKLKFGIGDGNLQYYLYNWKCPPMDPDKVGLVLQ